DNA sequence from the Deferribacterota bacterium genome:
AACCTCCTATTTTATGAAAAAATTATAAGTTGTTTGTTTATATATTTTTTGTGCTATAGTTACATTATTTATAGAAATAATATCTTTATTTGTGTGATACATCAAATATTAATTAAATGCATTATACCCAGTTATTACCCTACCTAATATAAGTGTATGTATATCATCAGTACCTTCATAGGTATAGACAGTCTCTATATTAGCCATATGTCTTATAGGGGAATAGTCTAGAGAGATTCCATTTGCACCCAATATTTCTCTTGCAGTTTTTGCACAATATCTTGCAACCCTAACATTATTCTTTTTTGCAAGTGATATTTGTTCTGGCTTTGCAATATTTTTATCCATTAGTTCTGATAGTCTTAAACACAACAGCTCACCTTTAACAATCTCTATTAACATATTGACTAATTTTTCTTGAACTAACTGAAATGAAGCAATGGGTTTACCAAATTGTACCCTTTCTTTGGAGTATTCTAATGCTGTATTAAGACAGTCTTTGGCTGCCCCTATTGAGCCCCAAGATATGCCATATCTAGCCCTATCTAAACAGGAGAGTGCACTTTTTAAACCTACTGCCTCTGTCAATCTATTTTCTTCACTAATACTACAGTCAACCATACCCAAACTACCCACACCCCCAGCTCTCATTGAACCCTTCTCATCTATTTTATCCATTGTGAAACCTTGACTACCCCTTTCTACTATAAAAGCTTTTATCCTTTTATCATCTACATCCCTTGCCCATACAATTGCAAAATCTGCAATATCTGCCTCTGTTATCCATGTCTTTGACCCATTAAGAATCCACCTATCTTTATCCCATTTTGCGGTTGTCTTCATACCAGCTGGATTTGAGCCATATTCAGGTTCAGTTAGACCAAAACAACCTATTAATTCACCCTTAGCTAGTTTAGGAAGATATTTATTCTTTTGTTTTTCATTGCCAAATGCATATATTGGATACATTACAAGACCACTTGATACAGCTATAAAACTTCTTAGTGCACTATCTACCCTTTCTACTTCTTGTGAAACAATACCAAACATCTTATAATTACTGCCAGGACATCCATACTTTTCAGGTAAAAATGGAGCTATTATGCCAAGATTACCAAAGTTTTTTGCAAGTTCTCGAAATTTTAATGGTTTTTCTAAATGCCAGGCCTCTTTTATTATTGGTTTTATCTCTTTTTCTAAATATGACCTTATTGTATTTCTAACTATTTTCTCTTCATCAGTATAGTAATCATCTAAACTAAATATATCTATATTCATGATAGCCTCCTAATATCTGTTGTTGGTGGATTTTCGTATTATAAAAAATCATTAATTAAAACTATCCCTTAAAAGATAGATATAATTTATCAATTAAATTATAATAAGCTGATAACTTATCTGCTTTTTCTTCTATTAAGCAATCTATCTCTTTTTGCAATGTTTTATAATAAGGATATTTTTTCTCTAGTATATTTTCTATCTCATCCTTTGCTTTTCCCAAGAATTTAGTTGTTAAGAGCCTGTGTAGTTCTTTTAATTTATATCTTAGGAGCATAATATTTTCATATTCGAATGCGTTTTTTGCTGAAAGCTTAGAGATTAAAGTTTTTAGTATGTTTATATTAAAGAATTCCGTAATTAAAGAATATGTATTAATTACAACCTCTTGACTAGCTTTGTTTCCTATTATAATTTGAAATATATCTAGAGCAGCCTCTACGTGAAATAGTGATTCTAAAAGCTCTAATTGTTCTTTTGGAAAATTTGGCATATCTTGATATCGAAAGGTATTTAGAAAATTCTTGTATGAATTATCAGATAGCCTATTTAATATGTCTTTAAATTGATTAAAATTATTAAAAAGTGCATTATAATTTGAATAATCAACTACTTCTTTGATTGAGTTTGATATGAATATCAATAGTTCATATTTAGTTGATAGAGCTATATTATCTGATGATTCAATATAGCTCCATAAATTGTCCAAATTTAATTTTGCAAATGCTCTGTAATAATTATAAAGGAGTGTGAAATATGAATATTTGTTTAGATTAAATAGATTAAAAATGCAAGATAAGCCAATCCTATTTAACATAAAGTTAATCAACATTATTGCAGCTATATTTTTAGAAAGTTGGTGCTCTAATAATTTATCTGCAAAATCATCTCTTAGCTTGTTTGGAAAATATTCAATATATAATTTTTGTATTAGAGGATCCTTTAAATCTAATTCAGATAATATTTCGTTATATAGATATATCTTACTAAAGCCTAATAGAGTAGCTAATTCAGGCCTTACTGGAGTTCTATTCTCTTGACAAAATAAAATATTACTTTCTTTTAAATCTAAAACACCTTTTTCA
Encoded proteins:
- a CDS encoding acyl-CoA dehydrogenase family protein; its protein translation is MNIDIFSLDDYYTDEEKIVRNTIRSYLEKEIKPIIKEAWHLEKPLKFRELAKNFGNLGIIAPFLPEKYGCPGSNYKMFGIVSQEVERVDSALRSFIAVSSGLVMYPIYAFGNEKQKNKYLPKLAKGELIGCFGLTEPEYGSNPAGMKTTAKWDKDRWILNGSKTWITEADIADFAIVWARDVDDKRIKAFIVERGSQGFTMDKIDEKGSMRAGGVGSLGMVDCSISEENRLTEAVGLKSALSCLDRARYGISWGSIGAAKDCLNTALEYSKERVQFGKPIASFQLVQEKLVNMLIEIVKGELLCLRLSELMDKNIAKPEQISLAKKNNVRVARYCAKTAREILGANGISLDYSPIRHMANIETVYTYEGTDDIHTLILGRVITGYNAFN